Proteins encoded in a region of the Burkholderia ubonensis subsp. mesacidophila genome:
- a CDS encoding TIGR03118 family protein yields the protein MSQVSWGLKAAAVIALAAGFTIAHAADDDAYVVTPLVSNLAGAAPKVDPVLQNAWGVAFSPAGSPFWVNDNATGCATLYDGQGTKVPLQVSIPLPGNVIPASACHPVSSINPPNPAPAAPTGIVWNPSSAFLVPGTKIQAAFIFATEDGTLSAWAGGLNPADHAVLAADNSSTPSAASGAVYKGLAFGVNAKGPLLFATNFRAGRIDVFGPNGASGMFTPATTDGGFIDRRIPAGYAPFGIANIDGDLFVTYAQQDDQKHDDVAGNGHGFVDVFDTDGHLLRRFASQGTLDSPWGITRASFAFGRFSGKILIGNFGDGRIGVFDDNGRFVEQLENASGNPLAIDGLWTLTLGGGRNSSPDTVYFTAGPNKETNGLFGTIAPLNGAKGRRSDQNGQ from the coding sequence ATGTCCCAGGTCTCGTGGGGTCTCAAGGCGGCGGCCGTCATTGCCCTCGCCGCCGGATTCACCATTGCGCATGCCGCTGACGATGATGCTTACGTCGTCACGCCACTCGTATCCAATCTGGCAGGCGCGGCCCCGAAGGTCGACCCCGTGCTGCAGAACGCGTGGGGGGTTGCCTTCAGTCCGGCAGGAAGTCCATTCTGGGTCAACGACAATGCCACCGGCTGCGCCACGCTGTACGACGGCCAGGGAACCAAGGTGCCGCTGCAGGTTTCCATCCCGCTGCCAGGCAATGTGATACCGGCCAGCGCCTGTCATCCCGTCTCTTCCATCAATCCACCGAATCCCGCGCCCGCGGCGCCGACCGGCATCGTGTGGAATCCGTCGTCGGCATTTCTCGTGCCCGGTACCAAGATTCAGGCTGCATTCATCTTCGCGACCGAGGACGGCACGCTATCCGCTTGGGCCGGTGGCTTGAATCCGGCGGACCACGCCGTGCTCGCAGCCGATAACTCGTCCACGCCCTCCGCGGCCAGCGGGGCCGTCTACAAGGGTCTCGCCTTTGGCGTGAACGCGAAGGGCCCTCTCCTGTTCGCAACGAACTTCCGCGCGGGGCGGATCGATGTATTCGGGCCTAACGGTGCAAGCGGCATGTTCACGCCCGCGACGACAGACGGCGGCTTCATCGACCGGCGCATCCCGGCCGGCTACGCACCGTTTGGTATCGCGAACATCGACGGCGATCTTTTCGTCACCTATGCGCAACAAGACGATCAGAAACATGACGACGTGGCAGGCAACGGTCACGGATTCGTCGACGTATTCGATACGGACGGCCACCTGCTGCGCCGCTTCGCCAGCCAGGGCACGCTCGACTCGCCATGGGGAATCACGCGCGCATCGTTTGCATTCGGCCGCTTCAGCGGCAAGATCCTGATCGGCAACTTCGGCGATGGCCGGATCGGTGTCTTCGACGATAACGGCAGGTTTGTCGAGCAGTTGGAGAACGCGTCCGGCAATCCGCTGGCGATTGACGGCCTGTGGACGCTGACGCTCGGTGGCGGCCGCAACTCGAGCCCGGACACGGTGTACTTCACCGCAGGTCCCAACAAGGAGACCAACGGCCTGTTCGGCACCATCGCTCCGTTGAATGGCGCCAAGGGACGAAGGTCCGATCAGAACGGGCAATAA
- a CDS encoding aldo/keto reductase: MQTRKLGKSGPEVSEIGFGCMGLSYGYGPATDNASGIALIRAAFERGVTFFDTAEAYGPFVNEALVGEAVMPFRDQVVIATKFGFRDGDATQPLDSRPERIRAVAEAALKRLKTDRIDLFYQHRVDPDVPIEDVAGTVKELIREGKVLHFGLSEAGERSIRRAHAVQPVAALQSEYSLWWREPEETILPVLDELGIGFVPFSPLGKGFLTGAIDVRTTFDKSDFRNVVPRFSEENRKANAGLVELLGRIADSKGATRAQVALAWLLARKPWIVPIPGTTKLHRLDENVGAAALELTADDLAAIEAALTQIRIVGERYPAHLQQRVDR; this comes from the coding sequence ATGCAAACACGCAAACTCGGCAAGAGCGGACCCGAAGTGTCGGAGATCGGCTTCGGCTGCATGGGATTGAGCTACGGATACGGCCCCGCGACCGACAACGCGAGCGGCATCGCGCTGATTCGCGCTGCGTTCGAGCGCGGCGTCACGTTCTTCGATACGGCCGAGGCCTATGGGCCGTTCGTCAACGAAGCGCTGGTCGGCGAGGCCGTGATGCCGTTCCGGGATCAGGTCGTGATCGCCACCAAGTTCGGCTTCCGGGACGGCGACGCGACGCAGCCGCTCGACAGCCGGCCCGAGCGCATTCGCGCGGTCGCGGAAGCCGCGCTCAAGCGGCTGAAGACCGATCGCATCGATCTGTTCTATCAGCATCGCGTCGATCCGGACGTGCCGATCGAAGACGTGGCCGGCACGGTCAAGGAACTGATCCGCGAGGGCAAGGTGCTGCACTTCGGCCTGTCCGAGGCCGGCGAGCGATCGATCCGTCGTGCGCATGCGGTCCAGCCGGTGGCCGCGTTGCAGAGCGAATACTCGCTGTGGTGGCGAGAGCCGGAGGAGACGATCCTGCCCGTGCTCGACGAGCTCGGCATCGGCTTTGTGCCGTTCAGCCCGCTCGGCAAGGGCTTCCTGACGGGCGCGATCGACGTGCGCACGACGTTCGACAAGAGCGATTTCCGCAACGTCGTGCCGCGCTTCTCGGAGGAGAACCGGAAGGCCAATGCGGGCCTCGTCGAATTGCTCGGACGGATCGCCGACAGCAAGGGCGCGACGCGCGCGCAGGTGGCGCTGGCGTGGCTGCTTGCCCGCAAGCCGTGGATCGTGCCGATCCCGGGCACGACGAAGCTGCATCGGCTCGATGAAAACGTGGGCGCGGCCGCGCTCGAGCTGACGGCCGATGATCTCGCGGCGATCGAGGCCGCGCTGACGCAGATCAGGATCGTGGGGGAACGTTATCCGGCCCACCTGCAGCAGCGCGTGGATCGTTGA
- a CDS encoding LysR family transcriptional regulator yields the protein MSRAGLTELTTFITIAEQRSFSGAARIMGVSPSALSHAMRNLEARLGVRLFNRTTRSVALTEAGEQLLRRVRPAVADLEDAVNEVTSSRNRPSGTIRISASESAAKPLVRHVLPAFLAQYPDIHVEFVTDSRLVDIVAEGFDAGIRVLDDVPRDMIAVRFGPDMRFVAVASPAYLERHDAPQTPHDLAKHRCIRFRFDSGTLFRWELTRRGKSVSLDVAGPLTLGNLNLMVDAALAGIGIAWVPDTHAAEHVAAKRLIPLLQAWSPTYPGLCLYYPANRHPPTALRLFATAVREWAERDAGRSVAASDPQDGERPVARSRRSTKKAVQR from the coding sequence ATGTCGCGTGCAGGCCTGACCGAACTGACGACCTTCATCACGATCGCGGAGCAGCGCAGCTTCAGCGGCGCGGCGCGCATCATGGGCGTATCGCCGTCCGCGCTCAGTCACGCGATGCGCAATCTCGAGGCGCGGCTCGGCGTGCGACTGTTCAACCGCACGACGCGCTCGGTGGCGCTGACCGAGGCCGGCGAGCAACTGTTGCGCCGCGTCCGGCCGGCAGTCGCCGACCTGGAGGACGCGGTCAACGAGGTCACGTCGAGCCGCAACCGTCCTTCGGGGACGATACGGATCAGCGCATCCGAGAGTGCGGCAAAGCCGCTGGTGCGCCACGTGCTGCCCGCGTTTCTCGCGCAGTATCCGGACATTCACGTCGAATTCGTCACGGATTCGCGGCTCGTCGACATCGTCGCGGAGGGGTTCGATGCCGGCATTCGCGTGCTCGACGACGTTCCGCGCGACATGATCGCCGTCCGCTTCGGGCCCGACATGCGGTTCGTCGCGGTCGCTTCCCCGGCCTATCTGGAACGGCATGACGCGCCGCAAACGCCGCACGATCTCGCGAAGCACCGGTGCATCCGCTTTCGCTTCGACAGCGGCACCCTGTTTCGCTGGGAACTGACACGCAGGGGCAAGAGCGTGAGCCTCGACGTCGCGGGCCCGCTGACGCTCGGCAATCTGAACCTGATGGTCGACGCGGCATTGGCCGGCATCGGCATCGCGTGGGTGCCGGACACGCATGCCGCCGAGCATGTCGCCGCGAAACGGCTGATTCCGTTGCTGCAGGCGTGGAGTCCGACGTATCCGGGGCTGTGCCTCTATTACCCCGCGAACCGGCATCCGCCGACAGCGCTCAGGCTCTTTGCCACGGCCGTGCGGGAATGGGCCGAGCGGGATGCGGGCCGGTCGGTCGCGGCGAGTGACCCCCAAGACGGCGAGCGGCCGGTTGCGCGGTCAAGGCGTTCGACGAAGAAGGCGGTGCAGCGCTGA